GTCGCGCAGTCCGCCAACAGGTCCGGGGGGAGCGGCTTGCGGCCGTGCCCCACCTGGCCCGAAGGTGGCCGCCGCCCAGTAGCGGTCGGTGACCGTCCCGAACGTGTGGGCCGTGGCCGGCAGGTTGAGATTCCGGTTGTGCAGCATGCGCATGAGGAGGGCGCCGGGCCCCGGGGGGGTAGCGGCGGCCCGGAGGGGTGTCCGGGACGGGCCGCGTCCGCTGTGCCTGGGGCAGGGACGCGACGAATCGGCGCAGGGTGCCCCTGTGCTCCGGCGGGAGACCGGCGGCCTCCCGGATGACACGAGGGACGTCACGCCCGGCCGTCGCGTCCAGTGGAGCGAGGTCTTCGGGGAGGTCGGCGCCCGCGATCGCGAAAACGTCCGCCGTGTGCAGGCCGAGGGCGGGTGCGAGCCGCCGCAGGAGGGGTGGCGTCGGGGTCTGGTGGGCCCGGAGCACAGCCGTCAGTTCGGGCTCGGGGACGTCGGCGAGACGGGACAGGGACGTCGGGTGCAGCCTCCGGCGATCGAGCAGCCGCCGCAACCGCGCACCGAAGTCGTGTTCCCCCACCATCGGGTCAGAGTAGGCCGACGGTCACACCGGAACCGACGGATACGACGGATACGACGAATCCGACGGGCCGGAAGGGGCGGACCGGCCGGACCAGCCATGTCCTGATCTGTCCCTCTTGCCTGGGGGAAGCCTGTGTTCCGGCTGAGCCGGAGCCGTGCGACCTGGTCGTCGGGTGCGGACGGTACCCCGCACGCAGACGCAGACGTACGGGACCGCCAACTTCCCTGACCGATGAGGGCGTTGGCACGGACCGGCCACAGGAACCCCTTGAGCCTCTCTTGGCGCGCCGCCCACTCTGATCACTGGCTTCCGCCCATCGGGCCGGAAGCGTTCATCAGCGAATTCAGGGGAGGACGCACCACCCATGCGAAGACTCCATGCCCTCGGTGCCGTGGCGGGAGCGGCCGGTCTGCTCGCGGCGGCGATCACGCCCGCGACGGCCGGCCCCGGCACCGCACCCGGCGCGAGCACCGACACCTCAAGTGCCCCCGCCACCTCAAGTGCCCCCGCCACCCGGACTGTCACCCTCATCACCGGCGACACCGTCTCGCTCACCGCCGGACCGGACGGCAAGTACGCCGTCGACGTACGGCGCGGCGCGGGCCGGGAGGCCGCCACGTTCCTGTCCAGCGAACGGGACGGCGAGGTCAGCGTCCTGCCGACGGACGCCGTCCCGCTGGTACGGGCGGGCCGCCTCGACCCGGCACTGTTCAACGTCACCCGGCTGGTGAAGCAGGGGTACGGCGACGACAGGACCGGCGCCACCCCTCTGATCGCGACCTACGCGAAGGGCGGTGCGACGCCCGAAGGCGCCCGGCGCACGCGGGCGTTGCCCGGGATCGACGGCGCGGCGCTGAGCGCGGAGAAGTCGACCGCGTTCTGGGCGGACATCGCCCCCGCCCTCGGCACCGAACCCACCACGAAGGCCGCGCGGCAACTCGGCGAGGGCATCGACAAGCTCTGGCTGGACGCCCAGGTGAAGGTGTCCCTGGAGACGAGCGTCCCGCAGATCGGCGCACCCGAGGTGTGGCGGTCGGGTCACGACGGCAAGGGCGTGAAGGTCGCGGTCCTGGACACGGGCGTGGACACCGGGCACCCGGATCTCGCGGGCAGGCTCGGCGAGTCCCGGACGTTCGTGCCGGAGCAGTCGGTGCAGGACGGTCACGGCCACGGCACCCATGTGGCGGCCACGATCGCCGGCTCGGGCGCGGCCTCGGACGGCCTGCGCAAGGGCGTGGCGCCGGGCGCGGAGCTGCTGGTCGGCAAGGTGCTGGGCAACGACGGCCGGGGCCAGTCCTCCTGGATCATCGCGGGCATGGAGTGGGCCGCGAACTCCGGCGCGAAGATCGTCTCCATGTCGCTGGGCGGCACCGCGACCGGCCCCTCCGACGTGCTCAGTGAGACCGTCGACGAGTTGTCCGCGTCCACCGGCGCCCTCTTCGTGATCGCGTCGGGCAACGCGGGCCCCGGCGAGCAGACCGTGGGCACCCCGGGCATCGCCGACTCGGCGCTCACCGTGGGCGCGGTCGACAAGTCGGACCGGCTGGCCCCGTTCTCCGGACGCGGCCCGCGTCCCGGTGACTTCGCGGTCAAGCCGGAGATCACCGCGCCGGGCGTGGGCATCATCGCGGCGCGTGCCGCCGGCACCTCCATGGGGGCGCCGGTCGACGACCACTACACGGCGGCGAACGGTACGTCGATGGCGACCCCGCATGTCGCGGGCGCGGCGGCGCTGGTCGCGCAGGCGCATCCGGACTGGACCGGCCGGCAGATCAAGGAAGCCCTGGCCACCACGGCGAAGACGAACACCGACGACTCCGTGTTCGAGCAGGGCAACGGGCGGGTCGACGCCGTACGGGCCGTCGGCCAGAACGTGTTCGCGACCCCGACGCTGAGCTTCGGCAAGTTCGAGGACGGCGACACGGGGGTCGCCACCAAGGACATCACCTACACCAACACCACTGACAAAGCGGTGGAGTTGAAGATCTCGTCGTCGCTCGCCGAGGTCACCCCGGTCGACGGCACCCTGACCGTGCCCGCGCGGGGCACCGCCACGCTCCCGGTCGGCGTCGACCCCGCGGAGAAGGCCGAAGGCCGGTACGCGGGCCACATCACGGCGACCGCCGACGACGGCGTACGGATCACCACGGGCGTCGGCTTCGAGAAGGCACCGAAGACGTACGACCTCGCCGTCTCCCTCCTGGGCCGGGACGGCAAGGCGCCCACCGGCGGGTCGATCTACACCCTCATGGAACTGAGCAACGCCATCCCCGACCAGTACGGCTTCCTCGGCACCGGCTGGACCTGGCAGGTCCCGGCCGGCACCTACTCCATCTCGACCTGGATCCCGGACCGCGACGCGGGCGGCATCGCCGTCGGCACCTCGGTGGTCGTCGCCCCCGAGATCAAGGTGAACGGCGACACCAAGGTCGTCCTGGACGCCCGCAAGGCGGTGGAGATCAAGCCGAGGACGAAGCAGGACTCCGAGTTCCAGGGCTTCAGCACCAATGTGCACCGCGAAGGGCCCGGCGGCGGCTGGGGACTCACCTACAGCCAGGGCTTCTGGACCGACCACCTCTATGTGACGCCGACCGAGCGGGTCACCGAGGGGAGCCTGGAGTTCTCCGCCAAGTTCCGGCTGTACGCCAAGGAGTTGACGGCGAGCTTCACCAGCCCGGAGAAGACCGAACTGTCCTCGCTCTACTACTCGCAGACCTACGAGGACTTCCCCCTGAGGATCAGTGGGAAGCACAAGGTCCGTGCGGTGGACGCGGGCGGCGGTACCGAGGCCGACTTCGCGGGGCTCGACGTCAAGGGCAAGGTGGCGGTGGTCGCGCTCGGCGCCACGGAGCGGGCGCAGAACGCCCTGGACAACGCCACCAAGGCCGGGGCGGGTTACCTCATCGCGTATCGCAAGACGCCCGGCTTCTGGATCGAGGCCGTGGACCGCGCCACCACCGTCCCGCTGATGATCGCCACCGGTGAGGAGGGTGCCCGGCTCACCGCCCTGCTGAGGACCGGCAAGAAGGTCACGCTGAAGCTGGACGGCACACCGGCCAGCCCGTACGTCTACAACCTGCTCGCCGCCCAGAGCGGCGCCATCTCCGCGGATCAGACCTACGACCTCGACCGCTCCAACACGGTGAAGCGGAAGGCCCGTTACCACGGGGCCACGGCCGGCGAGATGGGCGCGGACGCCCTGTACACCTACCGCCCCTGGCAGCTCTTCGGCATCGAGAACAGCCACTACATGGAGCTGGGCACGGAACGCGACGAGTACTACTACGTCGACCCCGACACCCGTACCTGGCACGTCGTCTACCCGAACTGGAACACGTTCAGGGGCCAGTGGAGCCCGCTGCGGACCTTCACCGAACCGGCCACGGAACCCACCGAGAACTGGCTGCGCCAGGTCGTCCGCCCGGGGACCAGCGAGGAGTACGGCCTCTCCACCCGCACCGGCGACAGACTCGCCTTCTCCGTCGCGGAGCTGACCGACTCCACACCGGGTCACTACGGCTACATCGACGGCACCGACAGCACCGGCAAGGGCAGGCTCTACGCGGACGGGAAGCTGGTCGGGGACTCGACGCTCGGCGGCTACGGCACGTTCGACGTGGCGGCGGACAAGGCCTCGTACCGCTTCGAGCTTGATGTGCGGCGCCGGGCGGCCTGGGCCAAGTACTCCACGAGCACGCACACGGAGTGGACCTTCGCCTCGGCGCACACCGCCGCCGAGACGGCCCTGCCGCTGCTCACGGTCGGCATCGCCCCGAAGGGCCTCGACCTCCTCAACCGGGCCAAGAGCGGGCGGGAGTTGAAGGTCGATCTGCCGGTCGCCGACCAGCTGGGCGGGGTGCGGGCGAGCAGCCTGCGGGCCTGGGTCTCCTACGACGACGGCACGTCCTGGAAGGAGGTGAAGGTGAAGAGCGGCGAGGCACGGTTCAAGCCGGCGGCGGGCGCCGAGTCGGTGTCGCTGCGGGTGCGGGCCACCGACCGCGACGGCAACGGGATCGACCAGACCGTGCTGCGGGCGTTCGGCCTGAAGTAGGCGCCACCCGCCACCTGTGCGTCGGCGTTAACAGAGTTCGTCTACCGTGCCCGGACATGGTGAACACGGCACACGACACGGCGCACGCATCAGCGCATGACCCAGCACATGACACGGCAAGACCGACCCCTGCCGCGAGCCCTTGGTCCGCGGTGGGGGTCTCCGCCTTCGACGAGCTGGTGTACCGGTCGATCCTCCACCAGCCCGACGCGGGCGCGGCCGGCTGGGCGCTGCTGACCGGTGCCACCCCGGCCCTGGTCCACGACTCCTGCGACCGGCTGCTCGCGCTCGGTCTGCTCCAACCGCCGGACTCCATGGGCGGGTTACGCGCGGTCGACCCCCGG
The DNA window shown above is from Streptomyces akebiae and carries:
- a CDS encoding S8 family serine peptidase encodes the protein MRRLHALGAVAGAAGLLAAAITPATAGPGTAPGASTDTSSAPATSSAPATRTVTLITGDTVSLTAGPDGKYAVDVRRGAGREAATFLSSERDGEVSVLPTDAVPLVRAGRLDPALFNVTRLVKQGYGDDRTGATPLIATYAKGGATPEGARRTRALPGIDGAALSAEKSTAFWADIAPALGTEPTTKAARQLGEGIDKLWLDAQVKVSLETSVPQIGAPEVWRSGHDGKGVKVAVLDTGVDTGHPDLAGRLGESRTFVPEQSVQDGHGHGTHVAATIAGSGAASDGLRKGVAPGAELLVGKVLGNDGRGQSSWIIAGMEWAANSGAKIVSMSLGGTATGPSDVLSETVDELSASTGALFVIASGNAGPGEQTVGTPGIADSALTVGAVDKSDRLAPFSGRGPRPGDFAVKPEITAPGVGIIAARAAGTSMGAPVDDHYTAANGTSMATPHVAGAAALVAQAHPDWTGRQIKEALATTAKTNTDDSVFEQGNGRVDAVRAVGQNVFATPTLSFGKFEDGDTGVATKDITYTNTTDKAVELKISSSLAEVTPVDGTLTVPARGTATLPVGVDPAEKAEGRYAGHITATADDGVRITTGVGFEKAPKTYDLAVSLLGRDGKAPTGGSIYTLMELSNAIPDQYGFLGTGWTWQVPAGTYSISTWIPDRDAGGIAVGTSVVVAPEIKVNGDTKVVLDARKAVEIKPRTKQDSEFQGFSTNVHREGPGGGWGLTYSQGFWTDHLYVTPTERVTEGSLEFSAKFRLYAKELTASFTSPEKTELSSLYYSQTYEDFPLRISGKHKVRAVDAGGGTEADFAGLDVKGKVAVVALGATERAQNALDNATKAGAGYLIAYRKTPGFWIEAVDRATTVPLMIATGEEGARLTALLRTGKKVTLKLDGTPASPYVYNLLAAQSGAISADQTYDLDRSNTVKRKARYHGATAGEMGADALYTYRPWQLFGIENSHYMELGTERDEYYYVDPDTRTWHVVYPNWNTFRGQWSPLRTFTEPATEPTENWLRQVVRPGTSEEYGLSTRTGDRLAFSVAELTDSTPGHYGYIDGTDSTGKGRLYADGKLVGDSTLGGYGTFDVAADKASYRFELDVRRRAAWAKYSTSTHTEWTFASAHTAAETALPLLTVGIAPKGLDLLNRAKSGRELKVDLPVADQLGGVRASSLRAWVSYDDGTSWKEVKVKSGEARFKPAAGAESVSLRVRATDRDGNGIDQTVLRAFGLK